A genomic region of Vitis vinifera cultivar Pinot Noir 40024 chromosome 7, ASM3070453v1 contains the following coding sequences:
- the LOC100264013 gene encoding fumarate hydratase 1, mitochondrial: MMMYAASRRLCGGSAGSPLLGLRYMCLRSLSTSFREEKDTFGPILVPSDKLWGAQTQRSLQNFDIGGEREQMPEPIIRAFGILKKCAAKVNMEYGLDPSIGKAIMQAAQEVSEGKLNDHFPLVIWQTGSGTQSNMNANEVIANRAAEILGHQRGEKYVHPNDHVNRSQSSNDTFPTVMHIAAATEINSRLIPSLKHLETALHSKSIEFKDIIKIGRTHTQDATPLTLGQEFSGYYTQVKYGIDRVTCTLPRMYQLAQGGTAVGTGLNTKKGFDVKIARAVAEETNLPFVTAENKFEALAAHDAFVETSGSVNTVATSLMKIANDIRLLGSGPRCGLGELILPENEPGSSIMPGKVNPTQCEALTMVCAQVMGNHVAITVGGSNGHFELNVFKPLIASGLLRSIRLLGDASASFEKNCVRGIQANKERILKLLHESLMLVTSLNPKIGYDNAAAVAKKAHKEGRTLKEAALNLGVLTSEEFDQLVVPEKMIGPSD; encoded by the exons ATGATGATGTACGCAGCGTCTCGTCGGTTATGTGGTGGATCAGCGGGATCTCCGTTGCTAGGGTTGCGTTATATGTGTCTGAGATCCCTGTCGACATCGTTCAGGGAAGAGAAAGATACATTTGGGCCGATTCTTGTTCCTTCTGACAA ATTGTGGGGTGCACAAACTCAAAGATCATTGCAGAATTTTGATATTGGTGGTGAGCGTGAACAAATGCCTGAACCAATCATTCGAGCTTTTGGCATCCTTAAAAAATGTGCTGCAAAG GTCAACATGGAATATGGTCTTGATCCATCCATAGGCAAAGCAATAATGCAAGCAGCCCAAGAAGTGTCAGAGGGAAAACTAAATGATCATTTTCCGCTCGTCATATGGCAAACTGGCAGTGGCACTCAAAGTAACATGAATGCCAATGAG GTTATTGCAAATAGAGCAGCTGAGATTCTTGGCCATCAGCGTGGTGAAAAATATGTGCATCCAAATGACCATGTTAACAGATCACAATCTTCTAATGATACATTCCCTACT GTTATGCACATTGCAGCCGCAACAGAAATAAATTCAAGATTAATACCAAGTTTGAAGCATTTAGAAACTGCACTACATTCGAAG TCTATTGAGTTCAAAGATATTATTAAAATTGGGCGTACTCACACTCAAGATGCAACGCCTTTGACTTTGGGCCAAGAGTTTAGTGGGTATTATACACAA GTGAAATATGGAATTGACCGTGTCACATGCACTCTACCCCGCATGTATCAG CTTGCACAAGGTGGCACTGCTGTAGGGACTGGATTGAACACAAAGAAAGG GTTTGATGTAAAGATAGCTAGAGCAGTTGCCGAGGAAACAAATTTACCATTCGTCACAGCAGAAAACAAGTTTGAAGCACTG GCTGCACATGATGCATTTGTTGAAACTAGTGGTTCAGTTAACACTGTTGCTACTTCCCTGATGAAGATTGCTAATGATATACGCTTATTAGGAAG TGGTCCACGTTGTGGCCTTGGTGAACTCATTCTTCCTGAAAACGAGCCAGGCAGCAGTATTATGCCT GGAAAGGTTAACCCTACTCAGTGTGAGGCTCTCACAATGGTCTGTGCTCAG GTTATGGGAAATCACGTGGCCATTACTGTAGGTGGATCAAACGGTCATTTTGAGCTGAATGTATTCAAGCCTCTGATTGCTAGTGGTCTCCTACGT TCGATCAGATTGCTAGGTGATGCATCTGCTTCCTTTGAAAAGAACTGTGTGAGGGGAATTCAAGCCAATAAGGAAAGGATTTTAAAATTACTGCACGAG TCACTAATGCTTGTCACATCTTTGAACCCT AAAATTGGTTATGATAATGCCGCTGCTGTTGCCAAGAAAGCCCATAAGGAGGGAAGGACTCTGAAG